In the Flavobacterium sp. 90 genome, TTCTAAGATTCTAAGTTTTTTTTGCTTAGTCGCTTAGCAACTTAGACTCTTAGCAGTTATTTTTTTGCTCCTGAACAAAGATTAAAAAAAGATTTTCTATTTCAACCATAGCCCGAGGTTTTAACCTTGGGACATGTAGCGTATCGACGAAAATCATAACATTGCGCTCCCAAGGTTAAAACCTCGGGCTATGTTCTAGTAACAAGACGCTAAGAAAAACCTTTGCTCCTTTGCCTCTCTGCACCTTTGTCCCTTTATTTCTAAAAAACTTTTGTTTAACAAAATGCCAATTGTGATGCTTCGAAAAAAGATTCTAAGTTTCTGAGAAACTAAGTAGCTAAGACGAAAAAACTTACTAACTTAGAACCTTAGCAACTTAGCACCTTAAAAAGATTTATAAAAATCCGAAATAAACCACTTTTTGTTTAAAATCAAACAATTTGTTACAATTTGTTATTTTTCTACAATTAATTTGCAGTTAGTCAAAAGAGTAATAAATTTGCTCAAAATAGTTTAAAAAATGCAAGCAAAAGATTTACTGCAGTTAGCAGAACAATTTGGAAGTCCATTATATGTTTATGATGCCGAAAAAATCCAATCTCAGTACAACAGATTAACTAAAGCTTTCTCTAAGGTAGAAAACTTAAGAGTTAATTACGCCATGAAGGCATTGTCAAACGTTGCGATTCTTCAGTTATTAAAGAACATGGGATCTGGATTAGATACTGTATCAATTCAAGAAGTTTTATTAGGACTTCATGCTGGCTATGAACCTGAAAAAATCTTTTTTACACCAAACGGAGTTTCTCTTGAAGAAATCGAGGAAGTTGCCGCAATGGGTGTACAAATCAATATTGACAACTTATCTATTCTGGAGCAATTCGGGACAAAATATCCACAAATTCCGGTATGTATTCGTATCAATCCGCACGTAATGGCGGGTGGAAATGCTAATATTTCGGTGGGACATATCGATAGTAAATTCGGTATTTCTGTTCACCAGATTCCGCATATCTTGCGAATTGTAGAGAACACAAAAATGAGCATCGTGGGAATTCACATGCACACAGGATCTGATATTCTTGATATCGAAGTATTCTTGTATGCTGCTGAAATCTTATTTGATACCGCAAAACACTTCAAAGACTTAGAGTTTTTAGATTTCGGAAGCGGATTCAAAGTTCCTTACAAAAAAGACGATATCGAAACTGACATCGAAGAATTAGGTAAAAAATTATCTAAAAGATTCAATGCTTTCTGTACAGAATATGGCAGAGATTTAACGTTGATTTTCGAACCAGGAAAATTCTTGGTGAGCGAAGCAGGTCATTTCTTAGTAAAAGTAAACGTAGTAAAACAAACAACATCAACAGTTTTCGCTGGAGTTGACAGTGGTTTCAACCACTTAATTCGTCCAATGTTGTACGGATCTTCACACCATATCGAAAACATTTCTAACCCAAAAGGAAAAGAACGTTTTTACTCGGTTGTAGGATACATCTGCGAAACAGATACTTTTGCAAACAATCGTAGAATTTCGGAAATTACTGAAGGTGATATTCTGGCTTTCAGAAACGCCGGAGCATATTGCTTCTCAATGTCTTCGAACTACAATTCAAGATACAAACCAGCAGAAGTTTTATGGAAAGACGGAAAAGGAATCTTAATCCGCCAACACGAAACTTTTGAAGATTTGCTTAAAAATCAAATTCCGTTGCCACAAGAAGTTGCTGCAACAGTTTAAAATAAAAAAAAAGAGAATATCTATTGAATCCCGTTTCTTAATTGAGGCGGGATTTTTTTTGTTTCAGATTGTTGATTTTAGATTTCTATGCACTTGTCAGGCTGAGCGAAGTCGAAGTCTCAGCGCAATCTTGTCATTTCTGTAGATGTTAGATATTTCGGTAACAAAATTTAACTTTAATAAATTTTGTTACGATGAGAAATAATAGTCAGGATTCCACTTTAGAGCGGAACTACTTAGAGAAGTATCGTTTTCTAATAAAAGAATATGAACAGGTAAAAAATAAAACTCATCCTTTGTATAAAAAAGCAATGGATTTTTATGCAGCAAATAATACTTGCCGAAAGAGTTTTTTAAAGTATTATAATCGCTTTAAACAAAGTGGGAAATCTATTGATTTATTGCCCCAAAAAAGAGGTCCCAAATATAAAACAAGACGTCCTTTGCCTTTTATAGAGCAAAAAGTAATTGCATTGCGAGAAAAAGGAAACAACAAATATGAAATTGTTAGTATCTTAAGGCCCAAATTAGGGAAGCATACACCATCATATTCAGGAGTTTATAATATTTTAAAACGCAATAAAATAAATAGATTAACTCCGAAGATTAAAAAGAATCATCAAAAAATAATCAAGGAAAGAATGGGACAACTTGGTCATATTGATTGTCATTATTTGAGCAAAAGTATAATTAAAGGGGAAAATAAAAATCGCTATTTAGTTTGTGTAATAGATGATTACAGTCGAATTGCCTGGGCTGAATTAGTTTCTGATATTACCAGTTTAACAGTTATGTTTGCGGCATTGAAATGTTTAAACATCCTAAGTGATCATTATGAAATAAAATTTGAAGAGATATTATCTGATAATGGAGCTGAATTTGGACCTAAAACAAGCAAAGTGAAAAATAATCACCCTTTTGAGAGGATGTTAATGGAATTAGGTATTGTTCATAGGTACACAAAACCCTACAGACCACAAACTAATGGTAAAGTTGAACGCTTTTGGAGAACTCTTGAAGATGATTTATTGAGAGACACAGATTTTGATTCTCATGAAGAATTAAAAGAAGAATTATTGCAATACTTATATTATTATAATCATGAAAGACCACATCAAGGTATTGATGGAAAAAAACCAATCGAAATGATAAATCCGTTACCGAAATAAGTAACCTTTACAATTTCGACAGAGGAGAAATCCTCACAAGAAACTCCGCAAAGTATATCATTCAGTAATATAAATGCGAACGTTCACACCCAGTTTGTCATTTCGACGAGGGAGAAATCCTCGCAAGTAACTCCGCAAAGTAATTATCATTCAGTAATCTCAATACAAACGTTCACACCCAGTTTGTCATTTCGACGAAGGAGAAATCCTCGCAAGAAACCCCATAAAGTATATCAAAGAAAGAAAATTAAAAAGAAAGAAAAATCTTAAAAAATATTCTATCTTTCGGCAAAAAGAATGGAACATCAAGAAGGCTATCACACTTACTACATATACATATTAACAAATAAATACAAAACCGTTTTCTACACCGGAGTTACAAATAACTTAAAAATTCGTTTAAG is a window encoding:
- the lysA gene encoding diaminopimelate decarboxylase encodes the protein MQAKDLLQLAEQFGSPLYVYDAEKIQSQYNRLTKAFSKVENLRVNYAMKALSNVAILQLLKNMGSGLDTVSIQEVLLGLHAGYEPEKIFFTPNGVSLEEIEEVAAMGVQINIDNLSILEQFGTKYPQIPVCIRINPHVMAGGNANISVGHIDSKFGISVHQIPHILRIVENTKMSIVGIHMHTGSDILDIEVFLYAAEILFDTAKHFKDLEFLDFGSGFKVPYKKDDIETDIEELGKKLSKRFNAFCTEYGRDLTLIFEPGKFLVSEAGHFLVKVNVVKQTTSTVFAGVDSGFNHLIRPMLYGSSHHIENISNPKGKERFYSVVGYICETDTFANNRRISEITEGDILAFRNAGAYCFSMSSNYNSRYKPAEVLWKDGKGILIRQHETFEDLLKNQIPLPQEVAATV
- a CDS encoding integrase core domain-containing protein; this translates as MRNNSQDSTLERNYLEKYRFLIKEYEQVKNKTHPLYKKAMDFYAANNTCRKSFLKYYNRFKQSGKSIDLLPQKRGPKYKTRRPLPFIEQKVIALREKGNNKYEIVSILRPKLGKHTPSYSGVYNILKRNKINRLTPKIKKNHQKIIKERMGQLGHIDCHYLSKSIIKGENKNRYLVCVIDDYSRIAWAELVSDITSLTVMFAALKCLNILSDHYEIKFEEILSDNGAEFGPKTSKVKNNHPFERMLMELGIVHRYTKPYRPQTNGKVERFWRTLEDDLLRDTDFDSHEELKEELLQYLYYYNHERPHQGIDGKKPIEMINPLPK